One window from the genome of Schistocerca piceifrons isolate TAMUIC-IGC-003096 chromosome 1, iqSchPice1.1, whole genome shotgun sequence encodes:
- the LOC124796825 gene encoding E3 SUMO-protein ligase ZBED1-like, giving the protein MKRSRTSEMWSYFEILDREFAKCTLCGKKLSYKSTTTNLKKHLQKSHLIVDFSSQRPSELDLGESLPVEVILGTSSVEEERAAPAPSMQQGVQSSMTSYLSKRIGVNQKKKIDEQLLQLFTKDFQPFSVVEDSGFRGFVRALNPGYELPSRKHISDVMLQAAYTAAKEKVVDKLSAAKTVCLTTDCWTSAANEGYMAVTGHFVSEDFTLQSVLLGCSQLSGAHTAPNLSASLIGTTDNFRLTDKVLLVVTDNAPNIKNAVSILKWKHFGCYAHTLNLIVQNALKHFVSIQQKVKTIVAFFKRSCKATERLLTYQQNNGAGHVKKLVQEVPTRWNSTLYMLERIVEIKDAVKTSLVLFTVDFEQLTDEEWNICSELCSVLKPFAQVSTQLSAESYPTGSQVIVLTRGLLSVCAELLKRPFNSVTRTIIEELTKGLKDRFHNVEMSKSIGVATLLDPRFKSLVFESRVAADNAKKQLIELVAQKMGDRRLTNTGQSHETVSTSTTTDPLSVWGVYDAIVKSTQPQGTPQSAAIVEVQRYMDSPVISRSEDPLAWWRENQYIFPHIAKVVREKFNIVATSVPCERIFSKTGIIINERRTRLKASKVEKLIFLNMNSTNS; this is encoded by the exons ATGAAGAGGTCGAGGACAAGCGAAATGTGGTCATATTTCGAAATTCTTGATCGAGAGTTTGCGAAATGTACTTTGTGCGGTAAGAAATTATCGTACAAATCGACGACGACGAATTTAAAGAAACATCTCCAGAAATCACATTTAATTGTGGATTTCTCTTCACAAAGACCTTCGGAGCTAGATTTGG GTGAATCCCTTCCTGTAGAGGTGATCCTTGGCACCAGTAGTGTGGAAGAGGAGCGAGCTGCTCCAGCCCCCTCAATGCAGCAAGGTGTTCAAAGTTCTATGACATCGTACCTCTCCAAAAGGATCGGAGTGAATCAGAAAAAGAAGATAGATGAGCAACTTCTTCAGCTGTTCACTAAAGACTTCCAACCATTTTCAGTCGTTGAAGATTCGGGGTTTCGGGGTTTTGTGCGGGCCCTTAATCCTGGTTATGAGTTACCAAGCAGGAAGCATATTTCAGATGTAATGCTGCAAGCAGCATACACAGCAGCAAAAGAGAAAGTGGTAGACAAACTGTCAGCTGCGAAGACAGTTTGTTTGACCACAGATTGCTGGACATCGGCAGCAAATGAAGGTTACATGGCGGTGACAGGGCATTTTGTGTCTGAAGATTTCACCTTGCAATCGGTGTTGTTAGGATGTTCCCAATTGTCTGGTGCACATACTGCTCCAAATCTGTCGGCATCTCTAATAGGCACGACAGATAACTTCAGGCTGACAGACAAAGTTTTGCTGGTTGTGACGGATAATGCACCAAATATTAAAAATGCAGTATCCATTTTAAAGTGGAAACACTTTGGGTGCTATGCACATACATTGAATCTTATTGTTCAGAATGCACTAAAACATTTTGTGTCAATTCAGCAGAAAGTGAAAACTATTGTAGCATTCTTCAAGAGAAGCTGCAAGGCAACAGAAAGACTGCTGACATACCAACAAAATAATGGGGCAGGTCATGTTAAAAAACTGGTGCAGGAGGTGCCAACAAGGTGGAACTCTACTCTGTATATGTTGGAGCGAATAGTTGAAATTAAAGATGCAGTGAAGACTTCACTTGTACTATTCACAGTTGATTTTGAACAACTTACCGACGAGGAATGGAACATCTGCTCAGAACTCTGCTCTGTGTTGAAGCCATTTGCACAGGTTTCAACACAGCTTAGTGCTGAGTCATATCCTACTGGCAGCCAA GTTATTGTTCTGACAAGGGGATTATTATCAGtgtgtgcagaacttttgaaacgGCCATTTAACAGTGTGACAAGGACTATCATTGAAGAATTAACAAAAGGCCTGAAGGACCGTTTCCACAATGTAGAGATGAGCAAATCTATAGGAGTAGCCACTCTACTAGATCCACGGTTTAAATCTCTTGTGTTTGAAAGCCGAGTTGCAGCAGATAACGCAAAGAAACAGCTTATTGAACTAGTAGCACAAAAGATGGGTGACAGAAGACTGACAAACACAGGCCAGAGCCATGAAACTGTGTCAACTTCAACCACCACTGATCCCTTGTCAGTATGGGGTGTCTATGATGCAATTGTAAAATCAACACAGCCCCAGGGCACTCCTCAGTCAGCTGCTATTGTGGAAGTACAAAGGTACATGGACAGCCCAGTTATTAGTAGAAGTGAGGATCCACTGGCATGGTGGCGTGAAAATCAATATATTTTCCCACATATTGCTAAAGTGGTGAGGGAAAAATTCAATATAGTGGCCACTTCTGTGCCGTGcgaaagaatattttctaaaactggtatcattatAAATGAAAGGCGAACACGGCTGAAGGCGTCCAAAGTTGAAAAACTTATATTTCTAAATATGAACAGTACTAACTCCTGA